One genomic region from Euleptes europaea isolate rEulEur1 chromosome 6, rEulEur1.hap1, whole genome shotgun sequence encodes:
- the SLC39A13 gene encoding zinc transporter ZIP13, whose amino-acid sequence MMGKRLFLHGPLSFLLLSFACQAVGGASPLCEKEVESWGAIFSGERLDAWICSLIGSVMVGLSGVLPLLIIPLESGAALRSEEGSHRMKQLLSFAIGGLLGNVFLHLLPEAWAYTCTAAAGGGQSFQQQKLLGLWVIIGLLTFLSLQKMFPDHEKQESSNLVSDSTAPAKRIPNGSSFSIQDGANPVHRTKMGMAQCNGSSHPSSLPTRNIKISGYLNLLANTIDNFTHGLAVAAAFLVSRKVGFLTTMAILLHEIPHEVGDFAILLRAGFDRWSAAKLQLSTALGGVIGACFAICAQSPKGTGETIAWILPFTSGGFLYIALVNVVPDLLEEKNPWNSVQQVLLLCTGIIVMVLLSLTAD is encoded by the exons ATGATGGGGAAAAGGCTATTTCTTCATGGACCACTCTCCTTCTTGTTGCTCTCCTTTGCTTGTCAAGCTGTTGGTGGGGCCAGCCCCCTGTGCGAAAAAGAGGTTGAGTCCTGGGGGGCCATATTCTCTGGGGAACGCCTGGATGCCTGGATCTGTTCTCTGATTGGTTCAGTTATGGTTGGGCTGAGTGGTGTTCTTCCGTTGCTGATCATTCCTCTTGAATCTGGAGCAGCTCTGAGGTCAGAAG AGGGATCCCATCGAATGAAGCAGCTGTTGAGTTTTGCTATTGGTGGGCTCCTGGGGAATGTGTTTCTACACCTGCTCCCTGAGGCCTGGGCCTACACCTGCACTGCTGCCGCAG gaggaggacagagtttcCAGCAGCAGAAGCTTCTGGGGCTCTGGGTCATCATTGGTTTGCTGACCTTCCTGAGTTTGCAGAAGATGTTCCCAGACCACGAAAAGCAAGAATCCTCCAACTTG GTCAGTGATTCCACGGCACCTGCCAAAAGGATTCCAAATGGAAGTAGCTTCTCCATTCAGGATGGGGCCAATCCAGTCCACAGAACAAAGATGGGCATGGCTCAGTGTAATGGTTCCTCTCACCCATCTTCGCTGCCAACCAGGAATATCAAG atCAGTGGATACCTCAATCTTTTGGCCAACACAATTGATAACTTCACACATGGGCTTGCAGTGGCGGCAGCCTTCCTCGTTAGCAGAAAG GTTGGGTTCCTGACCACCATGGCAATCCTTCTGCACGAAATACCCCATGAG GTGGGAGATTTTGCTATCCTCCTTCGTGCTGGGTTTGATCGCTGGAGTGCAGCCAAGttgcagctttccacggctctagGGGGAGTTATAGGAGCTTGCTTTGCAATTTGTGCTCAGTCACCTAAAGGAACAG GGGAAACCATCGCTTGGATTCTTCCATTTACTTCTGGGGGCTTCTTGTACATCGCCTTGGTGAATGTTGTTCCTGATCTCCTGGAGGAGAAGAATCCCTG GAACTCGGTGCAGCAAGTTCTCCTGCTGTGCACAGGCATCATCGTCATGGTGCTTCTCTCACTCACTGCAGATTGA